The proteins below come from a single Xiphophorus hellerii strain 12219 chromosome 14, Xiphophorus_hellerii-4.1, whole genome shotgun sequence genomic window:
- the LOC116732544 gene encoding dynactin subunit 1-like isoform X3 codes for MAMNRRHSYTPRLTSPLISRMSSTGSVESVKPPKIGSKVEVTGKGQQGTVAYIGATLFASGKWVGIILDEPKGKNDGTVQGKRYFSCEENHGIFVRSSQIQVIDDGSAATSPETPDASLAKTLKQKDIPETPKTTKQTPANVKKSSTRRSAKASRESLLASLPGDVSEVSLSSQQVALVAPVTPQPSSSPSSVAPQAPVTPSKEEDSLRALVKDLEEKLETLKIKRTEDKAKLKELEKYKIQLEQLQEWKTKIQEQQADLQKQLKEAKKEAREAQEAKDRYMEEMADTADAIEMATLDKEMAEERAESLQVEVDSLKERVEELSMDLEILRHEISEKGTDGAASSYQVKQLEEQNSRLKEALVRMRDLSASEKQEHVKLQKQMEKKNTELETLRTQKEKLQEELKQAEATVDELKEQVDAALGSEEMVETLTERNLDLEEKVREMRETVTDLEAINEMNDELQENSRETEMELREQLDLSTAKVREAEKKVEAAQETVADYQHTISKYRELTSSLQESNRELVSQQSANTEQTQQPSAELFDFKIKFAETKAYAKAIEMELRKMEVAQANRQVSLLTSFMPDSFLRHGGDHDCILVLLLIPRLICKAELISKQAHEKFDLSGGLGQGTALRGSPGEQRSFASGLVYSLGLLQATLHKYEQALNSCSVEVFKRMGTLYSEMSFHERSLDYFIDLLHKDQLDETVQVEPLTKAIKYYQQLYSVHLADQDEDCTVQLADHIKFTQGALDCMGVEVARLRAFLAAGQESSGLAVLLKDLDTSCSDIRQFCKKIRRRMPGTDVAGVPAALGFGSQVSESLTECRRQLTRVVAVLQEVAAAGAQMVAPLAEQEGLSALKLEDITYKAAEQVFGSQGVNGPELLRQSCSSVITTMNKMATAMQEGEYDAEKPQGKAPPVEKRAAIVRAEMTDAEGLGVKLEDRETVIKELKKSLKIKGEELSEANVRLSLLEKKLDTSTKDADERVEKIQTKLDDNLALLKKKEKEFEETMDALQADIDQLEAEKAELKQRIQNQSKMTIEGLRGSPGSGIASIVQGSASLPATLAGPTQVVDSPLLRQQLEVQRLGIKYLKNENNRLKAEKMKAQLASLPPLCPPKLPQVSKESSSSPEGLNTGIYRRTDQLLATLLKLSAEVKVVDITGKTAVSASAQLLEQTARLKNLKDALDKLQGEVAEHVVSNQPGAKASSDFATFPASSFIKAKEEKQGGTVFVGRVAIPCTRGQEQVHRLVLSQQQLQQVHNLLMV; via the exons ATGGCTATGAACAGAAGACATTCATATACGCCCCGG CTGACCAGCCCATTGATCAGCAGAATGAGCAGCACCGGATCAGTGGAGAGTGTTAAACCTCCAAAG ATCGGCTCCAAAGTCGAGGTGACTGGTAAGGGCCAGCAAGGCACCGTTGCCTACATTGGTGCCACCCTGTTTGCTTCGGGCAAATGGGTCGGCATCATTCTGGACGAGCCCAAAGGGAAGAACGATGGCACCGTGCAAGGGAAGCGCTACTTCAGCTGTGAGGAAAATCACGGGATATTTGTCCGGTCATCCCAG ATCCAAGTCATTGATGACGGCTCCGCTGCCACCTCACCAGAAACCCCTGACGCCAGCTTGGCAAAGACGCTCAAACAAAAAG ACATTCCTGAGACtcccaaaacaacaaagcag ACACCAGCGAACGTTAAAAAG TCCTCTACCCGCCGCTCTGCAAAG GCATCTCGTGAGAGCCTTCTAGCCTCTCTGCCTGGAGATGTCAGTGAGGTGAGCCTGTCCTCCCAGCAGGTGGCACTGGTTGCCCCTGTTACACCTCAGCCAAGCAGCTCTCCTTCATCTGTGGCTCCTCAAGCTCCAGTCACTCCCAGCAAG gAGGAAGACTCGCTGCGAGCTCTCGTAAAGGATCTGGAGGAAAAGCTGGAGACTCTGAAGATAAAACGAACGGAGGACAAGGCCAAGCTGAAGGAGCTGGAGAAATACAAGATCcagctggagcagctgcaggagtGGAAGACCAAGATACAGGAGCAGCAGGCAGATTTGCAGAAGCAGCTCAAAGAGGCCAAAAAG GAAGCCCGGGAGGCGCAGGAGGCCAAAGACCGCTACATGGAGGAGATGGCAGACACGGCGGACGCCATCGAGATGGCAACCCTGGACAAAGAGATGGCTGAAGAGCGAGCGGAGTCGCTGCAAGTGGAGGTGGACTCACTGAAGGAGAGAGTAGAGGAGCTCTCTATGGACCTGGAGATCCTCCGGCATGAGATCTCAGAGAAAG GTACAGATGGAGCTGCCTCCAGTTATCAAGTCAAACAGCTGGAGGAGCAGAACAGCAGGCTGAAGGAAGCCTTGGTCAG GATGCGCGACCTGTCGGCCTCAGAGAAACAGGAACACGTGAAGCTGCAGAAGCAGATGGAGAAGAAGAACACGGAGCTGGAGACTCTGAGGACTCAGAAGGAAAAACTGCAGGAAGAACTCAAACAGGCTGAAGCCACAGTGGATGAACTGAAGGAGCAG GTGGACGCTGCTCTGGGATCAGAGGAGATGGTGGAGACGCTGACTGAGAGGAACCTCGACCTGGAGGAGAAAGTCAGGGAGATGAGAGAGACGGTCACTGACCTG GAAGCCATCAATGAAATGAACGATGAGCTGCAGGAAAACTCCAGAGAGACGGAGATGGAGCTGAGGGAGCAGCTGGACCTGAGCACCGCGAAGGTTCGAGAGGCAGAGAAGAAGGTGGAAGCTGCTCAGGAGACTGTGGCCGACTACCAGCACACCATCAGTAAATACAGAGAGCTCACCTCCTCGCTTCAG GAATCCAACAGGGAGCTGGTCAGTCAGCAGAGTGCAAACACAGAGCAAACCCAACAGCCGTCTGCTGAGCTGTTCGACTTCAAGATCAAGTTTGCTGAGACTAAAGCCTATGCGAAG gccATTGAGATGGAGCTGAGGAAAATGGAGGTGGCTCAGGCGAACAGACAGGTTTCGCTGCTCACCTCCTTCATGCCGGACTCCTTCCTCCGTCACGGTGGAGACCACGACTGCATTCTGGTGCTGCTGCTCATCCCCAGACTCATCTGTAAG GCGGAGCTGATCAGTAAACAGGCTCATGAGAAGTTCGACCTGAGCGGCGGTCTGGGCCAGGGAACGGCGCTCAGAGGGTCACCAGGAGAGCAGCGCAGCTTCGCCTCAGGACTGGTCTACTCCCTCGGCCTGCTGCAGGCCACTCTGCATAAATACGAGCA GGCTCTGAACTCCTGCAGCGTGGAGGTTTTCAAACGAATGGGAACGCTTTACTCTGAAATGAGCTTCCATGAGCGCTCACTGGATTACTTCATTGACTTGCTGCATAAAGATCAACTGGATGAGACTGTTCAGGTGGAACCCCTTACGAAGGCCATCAAATACTACCAG CAACTGTATAGCGTCCATTTGGCAGATCAGGATGAGGACTGCACCGTCCAGCTGGCTGATCACATTAAG TTCACCCAGGGAGCCCTGGACTGCATGGGGGTAGAGGTGGCGCGCCTGCGTGCGTTCCTGGCAGCAGGACAGGAGAGCTCAGGCCTTGCCGTCCTCCTGAAGGACCTGGACACTTCCTGCTCAGACATCAGACAGTTCTGTAAGAAGATCCGGCGCCGTATGCCTGGAACGGACGTAGCTGGAGTCCCTGCTGCCCTCGGCTTCGGGTCACAG GTGTCCGAGTCGCTGACGGAGTGCAGGCGTCAGCTGACCCGTGTGGTGGCGGTCCTGCAGGAAGTGGCTGCAGCCGGGGCTCAGATGGTGGCTCCGCTGGCAGAGCAGGAGGGCCTCAGCGCCCTGAAGCTGGAGGACATCACTTACAAGGCTGCAGAGCAG GTATTTGGCTCCCAGGGTGTGAACGGCCCAGAGCTTCTGCGGCAGTCCTGCAGCTCCGTCATCACAACCATGAACAAGATGGCTACCGCAATGCAGGAAGGAGAGTATGATGCTGAGAAACCACAAGGAAAG GCTCCGCCGGTGGAGAAGCGAGCCGCCATTGTCAGAGCGGAGATGACCGACGCAGAAGGTCTGGGAGTTAAACTAGAAGACAGAGAAACCGTCATTAAGGAGCTCAAGAAATCCCTCAAGATTAAG GGCGAGGAGCTGAGCGAAGCCAACGTCCGCCTCAGCCTCCTGGAGAAGAAGCTGGACACGTCCACCAAGGACGCAGACGAACGCGTGGAGAAGATTCAGACCAAACTTGACGACAATCTCGCCCTGCTCAAGAAGAAAGAGAA GGAGTTTGAGGAGACGATGGACGCGCTGCAGGCGGATATCGACCAGCTGGAGGCAGAAAAGGCTGAGCTGAAGCAACGCATCCAAAACCAGTCAAAGATGACGATTGAAGGGCTGAGAGGCTCTCCGGGTTCAGGAATCGCCTCCATCGTTCAGGGATCTGCGA GTCTGCCTGCAACCCTGGCAGGGCCAACGCAGGTGGTGGACTCCCCTCTCCTCCGACAGCAGCTTGAGGTCCAGAGACTGGGCATTAAATACCTGAAGAATGAAAACAACAGGCTCAAG GCGGAGAAGATGAAGGCTCAGCTCGCGTCCCTGCCTCCACTCTGCCCTCCGAAACTCCCACAGGTGTCCAAAGAAAGCTCATCATCTCCAGAGGGTCTGAACACGGGGATCTACCGCAGGACCGACCAGCTGCTGGCCACCCTGCTGAAGCTGAGTGCAGAGGTTAAGGTGGTGGACATCACAGGGAAGACTGCAG TTAGCGCCAGCGCTCAGCTGCTGGAGCAAACGGCTCGTCTGAAGAATCTCAAAGACGCCCTGGACAAACTACAG GGTGAGGTGGCTGAACATGTGGTTTCAAACCAGCCAGGAGCAAAGGCTTCCTCCGACTTCGCCACATTCCCAGCGTCCTCCTTCATTAAG GCTAAGGAAGAGAAGCAAGGAGGAACGGTCTTTGTGGGTCGCGTTGCCATCCCGTGCACCCGCGGTCAGGAGCAAGTCCACCGCCTAGTCCTGtcgcagcagcagctgcagcaagtGCACAACCTCCTCATGGTCTAA
- the LOC116732544 gene encoding dynactin subunit 1-like isoform X4, which translates to MSSTGSVESVKPPKIGSKVEVTGKGQQGTVAYIGATLFASGKWVGIILDEPKGKNDGTVQGKRYFSCEENHGIFVRSSQIQVIDDGSAATSPETPDASLAKTLKQKDIPETPKTTKQTPANVKKSSTRRSAKASRESLLASLPGDVSEVSLSSQQVALVAPVTPQPSSSPSSVAPQAPVTPSKVEPAISKQEEDSLRALVKDLEEKLETLKIKRTEDKAKLKELEKYKIQLEQLQEWKTKIQEQQADLQKQLKEAKKEAREAQEAKDRYMEEMADTADAIEMATLDKEMAEERAESLQVEVDSLKERVEELSMDLEILRHEISEKGTDGAASSYQVKQLEEQNSRLKEALVRMRDLSASEKQEHVKLQKQMEKKNTELETLRTQKEKLQEELKQAEATVDELKEQVDAALGSEEMVETLTERNLDLEEKVREMRETVTDLEAINEMNDELQENSRETEMELREQLDLSTAKVREAEKKVEAAQETVADYQHTISKYRELTSSLQESNRELVSQQSANTEQTQQPSAELFDFKIKFAETKAYAKAIEMELRKMEVAQANRQVSLLTSFMPDSFLRHGGDHDCILVLLLIPRLICKAELISKQAHEKFDLSGGLGQGTALRGSPGEQRSFASGLVYSLGLLQATLHKYEQALNSCSVEVFKRMGTLYSEMSFHERSLDYFIDLLHKDQLDETVQVEPLTKAIKYYQQLYSVHLADQDEDCTVQLADHIKFTQGALDCMGVEVARLRAFLAAGQESSGLAVLLKDLDTSCSDIRQFCKKIRRRMPGTDVAGVPAALGFGSQVSESLTECRRQLTRVVAVLQEVAAAGAQMVAPLAEQEGLSALKLEDITYKAAEQVFGSQGVNGPELLRQSCSSVITTMNKMATAMQEGEYDAEKPQGKAPPVEKRAAIVRAEMTDAEGLGVKLEDRETVIKELKKSLKIKGEELSEANVRLSLLEKKLDTSTKDADERVEKIQTKLDDNLALLKKKEKEFEETMDALQADIDQLEAEKAELKQRIQNQSKMTIEGLRGSPGSGIASIVQGSASLPATLAGPTQVVDSPLLRQQLEVQRLGIKYLKNENNRLKAEKMKAQLASLPPLCPPKLPQVSKESSSSPEGLNTGIYRRTDQLLATLLKLSAEVKVVDITGKTAVSASAQLLEQTARLKNLKDALDKLQGEVAEHVVSNQPGAKASSDFATFPASSFIKAKEEKQGGTVFVGRVAIPCTRGQEQVHRLVLSQQQLQQVHNLLMV; encoded by the exons ATGAGCAGCACCGGATCAGTGGAGAGTGTTAAACCTCCAAAG ATCGGCTCCAAAGTCGAGGTGACTGGTAAGGGCCAGCAAGGCACCGTTGCCTACATTGGTGCCACCCTGTTTGCTTCGGGCAAATGGGTCGGCATCATTCTGGACGAGCCCAAAGGGAAGAACGATGGCACCGTGCAAGGGAAGCGCTACTTCAGCTGTGAGGAAAATCACGGGATATTTGTCCGGTCATCCCAG ATCCAAGTCATTGATGACGGCTCCGCTGCCACCTCACCAGAAACCCCTGACGCCAGCTTGGCAAAGACGCTCAAACAAAAAG ACATTCCTGAGACtcccaaaacaacaaagcag ACACCAGCGAACGTTAAAAAG TCCTCTACCCGCCGCTCTGCAAAG GCATCTCGTGAGAGCCTTCTAGCCTCTCTGCCTGGAGATGTCAGTGAGGTGAGCCTGTCCTCCCAGCAGGTGGCACTGGTTGCCCCTGTTACACCTCAGCCAAGCAGCTCTCCTTCATCTGTGGCTCCTCAAGCTCCAGTCACTCCCAGCAAG GTGGAACCTGCCATTTCCAAGCAG gAGGAAGACTCGCTGCGAGCTCTCGTAAAGGATCTGGAGGAAAAGCTGGAGACTCTGAAGATAAAACGAACGGAGGACAAGGCCAAGCTGAAGGAGCTGGAGAAATACAAGATCcagctggagcagctgcaggagtGGAAGACCAAGATACAGGAGCAGCAGGCAGATTTGCAGAAGCAGCTCAAAGAGGCCAAAAAG GAAGCCCGGGAGGCGCAGGAGGCCAAAGACCGCTACATGGAGGAGATGGCAGACACGGCGGACGCCATCGAGATGGCAACCCTGGACAAAGAGATGGCTGAAGAGCGAGCGGAGTCGCTGCAAGTGGAGGTGGACTCACTGAAGGAGAGAGTAGAGGAGCTCTCTATGGACCTGGAGATCCTCCGGCATGAGATCTCAGAGAAAG GTACAGATGGAGCTGCCTCCAGTTATCAAGTCAAACAGCTGGAGGAGCAGAACAGCAGGCTGAAGGAAGCCTTGGTCAG GATGCGCGACCTGTCGGCCTCAGAGAAACAGGAACACGTGAAGCTGCAGAAGCAGATGGAGAAGAAGAACACGGAGCTGGAGACTCTGAGGACTCAGAAGGAAAAACTGCAGGAAGAACTCAAACAGGCTGAAGCCACAGTGGATGAACTGAAGGAGCAG GTGGACGCTGCTCTGGGATCAGAGGAGATGGTGGAGACGCTGACTGAGAGGAACCTCGACCTGGAGGAGAAAGTCAGGGAGATGAGAGAGACGGTCACTGACCTG GAAGCCATCAATGAAATGAACGATGAGCTGCAGGAAAACTCCAGAGAGACGGAGATGGAGCTGAGGGAGCAGCTGGACCTGAGCACCGCGAAGGTTCGAGAGGCAGAGAAGAAGGTGGAAGCTGCTCAGGAGACTGTGGCCGACTACCAGCACACCATCAGTAAATACAGAGAGCTCACCTCCTCGCTTCAG GAATCCAACAGGGAGCTGGTCAGTCAGCAGAGTGCAAACACAGAGCAAACCCAACAGCCGTCTGCTGAGCTGTTCGACTTCAAGATCAAGTTTGCTGAGACTAAAGCCTATGCGAAG gccATTGAGATGGAGCTGAGGAAAATGGAGGTGGCTCAGGCGAACAGACAGGTTTCGCTGCTCACCTCCTTCATGCCGGACTCCTTCCTCCGTCACGGTGGAGACCACGACTGCATTCTGGTGCTGCTGCTCATCCCCAGACTCATCTGTAAG GCGGAGCTGATCAGTAAACAGGCTCATGAGAAGTTCGACCTGAGCGGCGGTCTGGGCCAGGGAACGGCGCTCAGAGGGTCACCAGGAGAGCAGCGCAGCTTCGCCTCAGGACTGGTCTACTCCCTCGGCCTGCTGCAGGCCACTCTGCATAAATACGAGCA GGCTCTGAACTCCTGCAGCGTGGAGGTTTTCAAACGAATGGGAACGCTTTACTCTGAAATGAGCTTCCATGAGCGCTCACTGGATTACTTCATTGACTTGCTGCATAAAGATCAACTGGATGAGACTGTTCAGGTGGAACCCCTTACGAAGGCCATCAAATACTACCAG CAACTGTATAGCGTCCATTTGGCAGATCAGGATGAGGACTGCACCGTCCAGCTGGCTGATCACATTAAG TTCACCCAGGGAGCCCTGGACTGCATGGGGGTAGAGGTGGCGCGCCTGCGTGCGTTCCTGGCAGCAGGACAGGAGAGCTCAGGCCTTGCCGTCCTCCTGAAGGACCTGGACACTTCCTGCTCAGACATCAGACAGTTCTGTAAGAAGATCCGGCGCCGTATGCCTGGAACGGACGTAGCTGGAGTCCCTGCTGCCCTCGGCTTCGGGTCACAG GTGTCCGAGTCGCTGACGGAGTGCAGGCGTCAGCTGACCCGTGTGGTGGCGGTCCTGCAGGAAGTGGCTGCAGCCGGGGCTCAGATGGTGGCTCCGCTGGCAGAGCAGGAGGGCCTCAGCGCCCTGAAGCTGGAGGACATCACTTACAAGGCTGCAGAGCAG GTATTTGGCTCCCAGGGTGTGAACGGCCCAGAGCTTCTGCGGCAGTCCTGCAGCTCCGTCATCACAACCATGAACAAGATGGCTACCGCAATGCAGGAAGGAGAGTATGATGCTGAGAAACCACAAGGAAAG GCTCCGCCGGTGGAGAAGCGAGCCGCCATTGTCAGAGCGGAGATGACCGACGCAGAAGGTCTGGGAGTTAAACTAGAAGACAGAGAAACCGTCATTAAGGAGCTCAAGAAATCCCTCAAGATTAAG GGCGAGGAGCTGAGCGAAGCCAACGTCCGCCTCAGCCTCCTGGAGAAGAAGCTGGACACGTCCACCAAGGACGCAGACGAACGCGTGGAGAAGATTCAGACCAAACTTGACGACAATCTCGCCCTGCTCAAGAAGAAAGAGAA GGAGTTTGAGGAGACGATGGACGCGCTGCAGGCGGATATCGACCAGCTGGAGGCAGAAAAGGCTGAGCTGAAGCAACGCATCCAAAACCAGTCAAAGATGACGATTGAAGGGCTGAGAGGCTCTCCGGGTTCAGGAATCGCCTCCATCGTTCAGGGATCTGCGA GTCTGCCTGCAACCCTGGCAGGGCCAACGCAGGTGGTGGACTCCCCTCTCCTCCGACAGCAGCTTGAGGTCCAGAGACTGGGCATTAAATACCTGAAGAATGAAAACAACAGGCTCAAG GCGGAGAAGATGAAGGCTCAGCTCGCGTCCCTGCCTCCACTCTGCCCTCCGAAACTCCCACAGGTGTCCAAAGAAAGCTCATCATCTCCAGAGGGTCTGAACACGGGGATCTACCGCAGGACCGACCAGCTGCTGGCCACCCTGCTGAAGCTGAGTGCAGAGGTTAAGGTGGTGGACATCACAGGGAAGACTGCAG TTAGCGCCAGCGCTCAGCTGCTGGAGCAAACGGCTCGTCTGAAGAATCTCAAAGACGCCCTGGACAAACTACAG GGTGAGGTGGCTGAACATGTGGTTTCAAACCAGCCAGGAGCAAAGGCTTCCTCCGACTTCGCCACATTCCCAGCGTCCTCCTTCATTAAG GCTAAGGAAGAGAAGCAAGGAGGAACGGTCTTTGTGGGTCGCGTTGCCATCCCGTGCACCCGCGGTCAGGAGCAAGTCCACCGCCTAGTCCTGtcgcagcagcagctgcagcaagtGCACAACCTCCTCATGGTCTAA